The window gctttggggtatatatattgaGAGACCAGAGAGCAAAAGGTGATAAGTGTGTGAGGATGCCTATATGTGTGTATCAGAACTGTCTGGTCCGACGGGAAGACCGAGGCTTCACGGCCGTGGTCGGTGATTTCGGGCTGGCTGAAAAGATTCCTGTGTATAGGTAAAGTAAATTCCCCCACAAGCCTCCCAGAGGTCTCCTCTTGAAGTGAAGCCCCCAGGGACATTTCCCTTGAGGTGGGGAGGGTCCTCGCTTTATATCTTTTTGCCTGGGGAAAATGCCTGAGTGGATGTTTCTGACTATCCGCCCCTGCCCCTGCAGGGAAGGGGCAAGGAAGGAGCCATTGGCTGTGGTGGGTTCCCCATACTGGATGGCTCCAGAGGTGTTGAGGGGTGAGCTGTATGATGAGAAGGTAAGACATTAACTGATCAGAGCCCCAAGGGCCTTCGGAGACTCTTGAGATGCTCTAATAAGGCCCCATCCCATCCAAAATTCTACCAGATATTCAAGATTCCCCAAATCCCCCATGCCCTCACCATCACCCTCCCCACACATGAAAATTGTCAAGACTGCCTCCCCAAATCCTGACCTAGTCCTACAAAATTCTGAAGTGAAAACTGTCAGTTGTCCCCCTGACATTATTGTCTCATTATTATCTACCCATAGGCTGATGTCTTTGCCTTCGGGATTGTCCTCTGTGAGCTTATCGCCCGAGTACCTGCAGATCCCGACTACCTACCCCGTACAGAGGTGAACATCTCTAGGTTTGAGACAGAGGGAGACTCCAGACTAAGATGGCCCACAATCAAGGAGGGTTCCCTGGAGGTAGAGGACCTCATAGAGGGGCGGGAGGAAAACCCAAGGAAGGGTGACTTAGAGGCCCTGCTTGTATCCTCAGGACTTCGGCCTGGATGTGCCTGCTTTCCGAACCCTGGTGGGGGATGACTGCCCACTGCCTTTCCTGCTCCTGGCCATCCATTGCTGCAGCGTAAGagcctctctttccctctcagcTCCCCTTCCCCCATCTATGAGCTGATATGACTGCTCTAAGGGTCTCCAGTGATAGGAAGAAAACTCAGGAACCCCTTAACACCACCTATGTCTACCCACtagatggaacccagcacccggGCCCCCTTTACTGAGATCACTCAGCACTTAGAATGGATCCTTGAACAGCTGCCTGAGCCAGCACCCCTTACCAGGACTCCCCTGACACACAATCAAGGTAAGTAAAGCCAGgtgtgtggtgcacacctgtaattccagcaattcaagaggctgaggcaggaggatctcaagtttgaggcaactcagtgagactctcagcaacttaacaagaaacctgtttcaaagtaaaaagggctggggatgtagctcaatggtaatgGGTccatggattcaattcctagtaccaaaaaaaaaccaaaaataccaATCAGGGTAAGTGAGCATGACCTTGACCCAATAAAAGTTCTTTTGCCTGTCAAAATTCAAGGGAGTTATTCAAGGTTAAGTGGATTTAATAATAGTTTGAGAACACTAGGAGTTGGTGTGGGCTGGGGAGAGAGGACAACTCCAAGAAGATGGTTTTCTAATGCTAGAGCCCAAGGGagaagaggtaaaaaaaaaaaaaaaaaaaaaaaaggtgggtagGGGTAACATTTCCTCTTTCCAAGAGCACCCTGTGTGACTCCTTTTTCTAATGAAGCACTCAGAAGCTAGGATCAAATGCTAAGAACGGTGATCACAGACTTCTCTGTCTATAGGGTCTATTCCAAGAGGTGGTCCCTCTGCCACGCTTCCAAGACCAGACCCCCGGCTCTCCCGAAGCCGGTCAGACCTCTTCCTGCCCCCATCACCAGAATCACCCCCCAACTGGGGGGACAATCTGACACGAGTCAACCCCTTCTCACTACGGGAAGATCTCAAGGGTGGCAAGATCAAGCTCCTGGACACACCCAACAAGCCGGTCACGCCTCTGCCCCTTGTTCCACCATCACCACTGCCCTCTACCCAGCTGCCCTTGGTGACTACTCCAGAGGCCCTGGTCCAACCTGGGACACCTGCCAGACGTTGCCGCTCACTACCCTCATCCCCTGAACTCCCTCGACGTATGGAGACTGCACTGCCAGGTCCTGGCCCTCCCGCTGTGGGTCCCTCTGCTGAAGAAAAGATGGAGTGTGAGGGCAGCAGCCCTGAGCCAGAACCCCCAGGACCAGCTCCCCAGCTGCCTCTGGCGGTGGCCACAGACAACTTTATCAGCACTtgttcctcagcctcccagccctggtccccTAGATCAGGACCTCCCCTCAACAACAACCCCCCAGCTGTGGTGGTGAACTCCCCACAAGGCTGGGCGGGGGAGCCCTGGAACCGGGCTCAGCATAGCTTGCCCCGGGCAGCAGCCCTGGAGAGGACAGAACCCTCGCCACCCCCTTCAGCTCCCCGGGAGCCGGAGGAGGGGCTGCCCTGTCCCGGCTGCTGCCTTGGCCCTTTCAGCTTTGGTTTCCTGTCCATGtgcccccgccccaccccagctGTCGCCCGCTACCGCAACCTGAACTGTGAGGCGGGCAGTCTCCTCTGCCACCGAGGGCACCACGCCAAGCCACCCACGCCCAGCCTGCAGCTGCCTGGGGCACGCTCTTAGCAGTGGGGCCTGTGATCTCAGGCCTCCAACTTTGGCCTTCAGGACACCCTGTAAGGACAGAGCACACTTGCTGGACAATGCCAGCCCCAGATGGCTGACTGGCTCTTCTCCCCGTAGGGGAGCCTCAGCATGGACTCGAGGGACAGAGCACTTCCTATCCAACCCCTGGGCTCACTCTCCCACGGGGATCACTGAACCAGACACAGCATTGCTGACACACGAGACTAACACgtgcaaattatttaaaaatatttcaataaaaactgCCTGGCTGGCTCCGGGCCGCCCCATCCACTCAGCCCTTGCGCCCTGCTCCCCCCACCCATTTCCAGTATGGGAGGTTTTTGAGGGGCGTCAAAGTCCCTTCTAGAGGCTTCTTTATCCTCTCCCCAGGATCAGTCCTGTTTCTGGGACAGGTTTTCAAGCAGGCTGGCTAGAAGTGTCAGGTGTGGATCAGTCCTTAGTTAGCAATGCCCACACTCGGGGGATGCCTGGGGATGACAATCTTGGATGTGCAGGCCACAGGTTAGGGATCAGAGTCACAAGCTCTTGTTAGCATGAGTATCTGGAAGGGTAAAGCATCAGTGAGCACCACATTTGACTGTCACCAAACCTTCATCCACCTTTTGCTATCTTTTCCCCAGCTCTCTTAACAGCCACATCACCAGACTTTCTGCCCAACCTACCCTTACATAAGCAGACCAAGTCATCAGAGGCTGAGGATGTCGAACCCAGGAACAAGTTTCCCCTCTGTCCCATCCCTGGACTCCCATGCCTCAGCCCCATCTCTCATGCTTACCCCATTCATTGCAAAGAATGGTCCCCGTCTGGAAACCTGAAAGATGACTGCTCacagatgaagggaagggaactTGAACATGTCTCTGATGGTATCCACCATGAATATCCTTTTTGTATCTTGATGCATCTTGAGTTTAAGGACAAGATTTAGAATGATTAGAAGTGGGAAATGCTCTGGACCCCTTCTAATCCATCCTACCATCTCTCGTCTTGCTATGCATAAAACTTAGCCTATGTCCATATCTGGGCATGGTTCAGAGGCAGATTTCTAGACTCCAGCTAGAAAAGGCTTTCAGTCCTGAGCAGAAAAAAATTAcccaaatcttaaaaatgaaaactctagatagggaacaTAAGGATGTGGCTACTCTGTTTCACAGTCCTTAGGTGTGATTCTCAAAGCTACTCCACTGCTCCCTTGTTCACTTCCCTGGGATGGCTCTTATGCCCCAAGTGGCCTGGACTTAGAAAGTATGACCCCAGTTTGGGCAGCCTTGTCAAGGGATGGGGAGTCAGAATGCAGGTGTGAAGCCCTAACTAAATTCTCAGCTTCTCCCTTTGAAAGATGACATGGATCCTAacctagtaatttttttaaaattatgccagGGACTTCTAGACACCAAAGATAGAACAGAGAATAAGACTGCTCTAAAGTTATTAATCAAATAGGGGGAATAAAAAAATAGGCAGTTACAGTATTGATTTATAGAAGAAATTTGGGAGCTGGAGTTGGGGAAGAAATTGGGGATTATGGAGTTCAAAATGCCAGTCCTCACCAACTTACCCATAATTATGTAAACCAGAAGTCCTCCTTTGGTCCTTATTAGAGGTTAAGCTAATCCAATATGAATTGAAACCATCATGTGAAAATATAGATTCTCCGCTGAACCGATTCTATGAGATTCAGAGAAACCAGAGATGTGTAGATAGTGATGagaaatataggagaaaatcaAACCCTAGGAAAAGGCCTATAAACTTTGGCAAAGGAAGATGTGCCCATCTTTGGTACATGACAGCTCATCAGTGACTTGTTCCTGCATCCTTCAAGTGCCACTCTGCAGATGCAGTCTCACTCTTTAGTTCACCTCCCAGCTTGATAGGAATTTCCGCTGTCCTTTGGAGGGGAGCTGCTATGTGGACTGTTCTCGTCCCAAAGAACCAGTTGTTATGATCCAACCCACCAAATCAGGCACCTTGAAGTCAAAAAGTTGTTAAGCAGCCCATAGGCGACCAGCAAGATGAGACACAAAGTAGAGATTATAAGTTTCAGCTCTCATGACAACTCTAATCAGTTAGTAGAAGCCACCTGGAACACAGGACTGAGAAGACACAAGCCATTTTCAAGTTCAATGGCAGAGAGTGTTGTGATTATCAGTATTTGCCACGGAAAAGGAATGCCATGGCATGTATGCCAGGTGTGCACTGCCATTCCTGATTTTATGACATACCTCCCTTCATCTAACAATGCCCCTTTGTTCTGTGGGTAAGGGTATGCTTACTGAGTAATCATATCTACTGAATGTGGCCAGGTTGGAGGATAGAGTTTTACAATAGTTTTGACTGTCCTCCCAAGTTTGACGAGTAGATGAGAAGTAAAAGCAGCGATATTCCTTTAGTATCCATCCCACTGGACAGCAATCGCCTACAAAGCAGAGAGAGTGCAACATCACAACCCGTAGGACCTAGGATGAAAATGACTACTCATAATCTGATTGCTAACAACATTCCCCTAAGTATAATCTTGGCACCTTAATGGACTTCTAGTCCTTGATCTTTgcaatcttcctttcttttttcctctcctggaAATGCCTTTCCTCTGCATAtacagttaaaaaagaaaaaaagtcatttaacatatttttttttctttttggaagtggggattgaacccaggggtgcttaaccactgagtcccagtcttttttatttttttattttgaaacagggttttcctaagttacttagggcctctcgaagttgctgaggctgacctcaacttataatccttctgcctcagcctcctgagtctctgggattgcaggtgtgtgctagCCACCATGCTAGCTAACAACATTTCTTAACAATCTGGGAGGTTTATTTTAGTTGGACTGGTCATTATCCCCAATTTCTGAAAGATTACAGTCTACTCCAACAGTTTGATTATCCTCACCTAGGCCCCTGTATTTGGTCAACAAGCCTCCCATTTGTTCCTTCATCTCATTTGCTCCCTAAAGCATTCCCCACTGCCCATCAAAACTTCATCACACTCCTCCAGCCACTAGCTGCCTCCCCTCTCTACTCTTCCATAAGGAAACAACCTTCCTCTTTTGCTCAGTTCCTATTTTGTAAATACTCTCCACTTTCCTCTTTCCCACCTCAAAATTTCTGTctctgttcttcttttcctgattATCCATAAGAAATAGACATCCCTCTTTAACATCCTATATTCCAATCTGTGCTCATAATCTTAGCCCAACTCTCTCCAATGATTTGATTCATCAGTCCTAACTCTATCACTTAAAAGTCAGCTGGGTTGGGAccgggactgtggctcagtggtagagttcttgcctagcatgtgtgaggcactgggttcaattttcagcatcacatataaacaaatgaatttttttaaaaagtccatcaacatctaaaaaaaaattaaaaatcagctagggggctggggttgtggctcagaggcagagtactcgagtagcatgtgtgaggccctggattcaatcttcagcaccacataaaaataaataaaatattgtgtccaactaaaagctaaatatttttttaaaaatcatctaggtatggtggtgtacacctgtaatcctagttactagggagatggagaaaggaggatctcaagtttgaggccagcctcagcaactcaacaagaccctcagcaacttagcaagaccctgtctcaaaattaaaaaaaaaaaaattataaaaagggctgagattcaatccctagcacaggGGTTGGAGAAGTGGGTAggctaaaatgcaaaatagagctgagggCCTGATGACACACATCACCAATGCCAGCTACTCTGGAGATTAAagaaggaggatagcaagttggaggACAACCTAggcaactgtctcaaaataaaatttaaaaaaatgtctggggatgtagctcagtgtttacctagcatttgcaaggccaTGTGTTCCATgtccagtactaccaaaaaaaaaaaatttaaaaagtgagttttGCTTTTATGGTACTAGAGATCAAGCCCAGGCCTTCACACATACtgggtaaatgctctaccactaagctacatccccaacctgaAAGTGAGTTTTTACCAGTCTAGTGTAAGAGATAGACAATGGAACAAAGGGATGAGTTATTGAATGATGGACTCCAGAACATGAGATGAGTAGGGAGATAAATGAGGATAGGAAACAGCtgatgggaagaaaagaaacaggagtCCCCAGACTGGAGGAGGCCTCAGTGAGGTGAAAGAAGTAAAAGTCTGAGCAGTTGTGATCAGAGTAGAAGTCTGCAACCGATGTTACAGCAGAGCAGTATGGGTTGCAGCTATAGGAATGGGTGGCAGCACTGTCAAGGGACTGTGGGCCATAGTAGataagaagatttaaaaaaacaaggacTGGGATGGGTGACTACATGTAATCTTGCTGCTTTAAACCTGGAGAAAACATTCAGATGCCCTCTGAGCAAAATAGAACCCAACCCCCACCATAATCCATGAAAACTccagtccccaggcctggcacccTGCCTAGAACCTCAGCCTGCTTCTGCACAGCCTTTTCTCTTTTAGGTGTCCCTTTACCCACCTATATACATACTGGCTGGGCTCCTGCTTTGAAAGTGGATGGATACCCCATCCCTGGTCCCTTAAACCACATGATAGGTGCCACGTGTGCCTAAGAATTTTAGCTATCTTGCCCCACCTCCCGACTGCACCTAGTGTTAGTCAGTAGTTCTTAACTTTTAGGGGGATCTCTGATgtattgaaaattaattaaagcTGCCACCAAGTCTTTAGAAAACTGTACAAACAACCAATCCCACATACAAATTCAAGGTGTTCCTAGATCCGTGCTGTCGATGTCAACCAGATGAAAACTAATTTTGCCATGCTTCTTTAAACAGTGTGATTTGGACTGCTGGCTGCTACCCACTCCTCACCAGGATCTGCCTTAGAGCTAGGGGAGACCCCTAAATCCAGTATGCTGCTTGATCTTTCTCCCCATTGGCCAAGGTTGCATAGCTCAGGCAGCCACTCTTCTGCTTCAGTGCCCCTTTCCTGAACAATCCACTGATCCCTGGGAGCTAGATAGAGCCCTGACACAGTGTTTCCTTGCTTCAGTCCATCCTTCACAGACCacctctcccacctctcttctccCAGAGCAGTTACCTTGTGGAGAGCATGTAAAGAAGGGTTTCAGTGTGTCCTGCATGTTGTGTATGTTGTGTAGCCTCTCCTGCAAGGCCCTCCTCTGGTCCTCCTCCCTTTGCAAAGTCTCCTGGGTCTTCTCCTTGTCCAACTGGCAGTCCTTTAGCTTCCCCTCAGCAGCCTGGCGATTTTCCTGCGCCACCTGTAGCACTTCCTGACTCTGGGCCAGCTTTCTCTTGGACTCTTGCAGATTCTCTTCCTTCTGCTCCAGCTGAGTTATCCTTAGGTGAAGCTGTTCCTGAAGGCTGCTATTAGTGTCTTCCAGAACACTGCTCACCTGCTGGAGTTTCTGAGATACCTGCAGATCTGGTTAGCCATAAAAAGAGATTTGGAGGGCATCTTCTCCAGCCAGACCCTAAtgtcctgaaatatttttatgaaactttTCGCATAACAGGCTAAAATATAAGACCTGATTGCCTAAAGCTTAAAGAGATACTGGATTAGATAAGGACTGGGGGGGTGGGTTGAGACAGGGCACTGAAAATAGACCCAGCAGGAAACCGAACCAAAAGCTGAGGATGTAGTGGTAGTGACTATGAACTCTTCTGTGAAGGGGACTatgggggagaggagagaagtaGTTTGAGGTAAGTGGGAAATGGGGCAGCCATACTCACAGCGGGCTCCCAGGCAGATGGCAGCCACCCCTAACAGCAGGCAGGTGAGGAGCAAGCTGAACAGGAGGTATCGCAGGCAAGCTGGACTACCTTAAAGGACAGGGATGAAGGGCAGTCAGTCCCAGGAAACAATTTACAGACTGAGGGCATGGGCAGCAGCGGAGATTCCAGAGGAGGACATTCTTAAGAGAAGGGCAAAGGAGCAGTGTGGTGGGGTTTTTCGGATGGTGGGAGGTTTTGCAGGTAGAGGAGAGAGGGAGTTCTAGAATGTGGGTTGGGGATTTGTAATTGGTAAAGTGAGTTGAGGCGCATTGCCTGGTAAAGGGGAACTAAATCtcagaaaaaagagggaaaggggaTGACAGGATTTGTATATTGGGACCAAATGAATGGTGGGTAGTGATCTGGATGGACCCGTCTTGGAATAATCCCTACCGGGATGTGGTTTAGGGGGCAGGCAGGGGGGTCGCGGTGCTGAGCGAGCTATCTCAAGGCTGCTCCCTGGGCTCATCCCCACAAAGAACCGAACGGGATGGGGATCAGCGCTCAACCCCCTGCTCCCGGGCCTCAGTCCCACCCGTTGGCACGTCAGGGTCGCCACCCTCCAAAGCATGCAGGAGGGGAGAACGCCTGGGGCTGGAAGGGGACTATACCCACAGGGGAGAAGCCTTCCAACAGGCGGCGACGTCACGGAGCTCCAGGTCGCAGTTAGCTGCTCTGACTTAAAACCTGCGGAAGAGCAACGTCCAGTGTGAAAGCCCCAGATCACGCCCCTTCTCCGCAGCTCGCCCCACACCGGGACTCTGGGTTGCCCCGAGACACCCTCTGTCACTGCTCCCGGACACCCGCATCACTCCCGGAGTCCCTCTGCTCGCACTTCCCCCCCTCCCCGCTCCCGCGACTCTCTCAGCTACCTCCGGGTCTCGGTTcatccccaccctcccctccactccctcccAGTCTCCCTTTATCCCTTTACCGTTACCTCAGGGGCCCTTATCTGCCTGCCCGCAACCGCCACCCCACAttgctctcttccctctccctcctccggCTCCCATTTCCCCCCAGAACCCATCTCCCACAGGGCTGCCCTGAGTCTTCCTCCAGCACTTATCAGccaccctctccccctcctccccccacacACTTGTTCCCCTGGGATCTCCACCTTGCCCCTGAgacttttcttcccctagttcCCATTTATCCTACTCTCTTCTAAGAACCACCCTCCTCATTTCTCCAAGGCCTTGTCCTCCCAAGATTTCTGTGAACTCCCCAGCTCAAGAGAACCCCATAAACCCATCCCCAGGGCTCTCCATACCTGATTTGTCCCCTAGCCCAGAGGAGGCCAAGCCGGAGGGCCCCCCTGGGACTGAGGGCACTTGGACATTTTCATAGGTGAGTTCCCCATCCTCATAGGCCTCTGGGTCTGGGGAGAAAAAGAACCAAAGTGGAAGTCAGGTGTGGTCTGTGGGATGAGGGTGGGTTGTGAAAGGGGATAGGATGGAGGAGTTCCATGTTCCCCCCTTACCCTCTCCTAACTGGCTGGAGACAATCTTTTTCAGAGGTGCCTTCACGAACCGCAGGTCTGCATAGGTGATAGCGTCAGCCATGGTCCTGAGCACCTCTGCAGGCTGGAGTCTCCCCTCTCATCCACAGGACCCAAGCCTCCCTGGCCACTCTCCTCTCTCCACACTCTTAGATTCTGTGATCTCTGTGATTGCACTTCTTAGCTCTTTGCCCTCCCACTTAACAAAAGAGGAAGATGTGAATGAGCCTCTGACAGATGGGCTCAATGAAGCAGAAGTCATCTTGGGTTAGAGCCAAAAGGGCAGGAGGGAAACACTCAGGTCCAGCGCGCAGGCCAGGGGCTAGGCCTGGCCCTGGGTCAGCCCTGTATCCCCCCACTCTTCATGTATCCTACTGGGGGCTCCACACTGCTGGGCTCCAGTTATCTTCTCTGATTTGCCCTCTACTCCTGACTGCCCTCTACTGGGGCTTGTTGATGTGTGGTTGGAGTTCTTTTGTGCCCAACTGACACCAGACAATCTTTCCAATCATTGTTCCAGAAGGAGGTTTCATCTTCCCCATCAGATTGTGTCTCCTAGCATGGAGCCTTAGCTCTTTGTCATTCTGGGGTTTCCAGTAGGTCTATGAGTGAGTCCCTGATTTGGTGACTCAAATGAGTGTCATATCCCCATCAACTTGGGGGCTTTCAGGCTGTACCCATCTTCTCTCTTGTGTAACCCTCAGAACTGCCACACAGAGCCATAGCTAGGGCACCTCTGGGGAAATCTGTGGTAGCACTGATCTTCATTCACCCTGTGAGGGCCAGGAAACCAGTGAGCCTGGAGTTTCACAAAGATCAAGTGACAGCTTCCTAGATCCACAAATAAGGCAAAGAAATTTCTTCTAActttttttgtaaagtttttattatttatttatttttggtactggggatttgaacccaagggtactttacaactgtgctacatccccagccttttgaaaaggggtctcactaagttactcaggatctcgataagttgcccaggctagccttgaacttgtgatcctcctgtctcatcctcctgagttgctgggattacaggcatgtgccaccatgcccagtaaaattcttcttttaaaaggtCTCAGGGaagtaggggaggggaggggggatagtagaggatagaaaaggcagcagaacacatgagacactagtatggcaatatgtaaaacagtggatgtgtaaccgatgtaaTTCTGagtctgtatacggggtaaaaatgggagttcataacccacttgaatcaaatgtatgaaatatgatatgtcaagagctttgtaatgttttgaacaaccaataataaaaattaaaaaaaaaaaaacagaaaaaaaaaaggaagtgatggcacatgcctataagcaggaggatcacaagttcaaggccagcctgggcaacttattgagtcCTTGACTCAAAagataaaagggctggtgatatgactcagtggtaaaacaccctggtTTAAAtccataatattaaaaaaaattcaaaagagatataactcagtggtagcatgcccaggttcaatccccagtattgcaattaattaattaattaattaaaatgaaaggtattgagggctggggttgtagctcagtgatagggcagAATGTGACACTCTGCATCAAAAccccaacattaaaaaaaaaaataacctcccAACTTTGTCCCTTTATACCCATCCCCAAGGAAAAGGGGCATTTGTGTATAGGAGAGACCCTCAGAAATTGGGATGCCCTCCAAGGTGGTAAGGACCTGGCTGATGGAGCAGAGAGGGAAACCAGGGGAGCAGAGAAGGAGTTGCTGAGCAGCAGTGCTCAAGGGTGCTCCCTAATGTTCTTTTACCAGGATTTGACTCTCCCAGGAATGCCAAAAGGGCTTGCCTCAGCGGGTGGGAAACAGCTGAGACCAGACAGGAATGGAGTAGGGAAAAACCCAGTCCCTTTCAGAGCACATCTGCCCCCTCAGAAACCCCTCCTGCAGCTGTGGGGAGAAAAAGGAAGGTCCTCACCACATGCTAATAGCTCATATGACTGGTGGTGTGTGTCAGGCTCTGTGATGGGCCGCAGAGCACACGGTGCACAGCAGCACTGTCCAGCCTGCCCCAGAGAGGGTGGCCACTGAGGCAGAATGCTACACCTGGCACCTGAGGATGTGTCTGAGGAGAGGtagatgtatgtgtgtgcgtgtgtgtacttgtgtatgcacacacatccccagcactttgtGATCTGTTAGGGGTGTCATGGGAGGTGAGTGTCTATGTTGCAGCCCACTGGGAGGATAAATGGATCCTGTGGCCCAGGAGGTGCCTGTGAAAGCTGTTACCTTTTGCCACCACAGGGAATGATGGGccattttcagaaaaatcatCATGGGTCATGGCAACAGATTCTACAAGTATTTCCTTTTTGAGGTTCACTGTTTCCTAAGG is drawn from Urocitellus parryii isolate mUroPar1 chromosome 4, mUroPar1.hap1, whole genome shotgun sequence and contains these coding sequences:
- the Cd72 gene encoding B-cell differentiation antigen CD72; the encoded protein is MADAITYADLRFVKAPLKKIVSSQLGEDPEAYEDGELTYENVQVPSVPGGPSGLASSGLGDKSGFKSEQLTATWSSVTSPPVGRLLPCGYTCLRYLLFSLLLTCLLLGVAAICLGARYLQVSQKLQQVSSVLEDTNSSLQEQLHLRITQLEQKEENLQESKRKLAQSQEVLQVAQENRQAAEGKLKDCQLDKEKTQETLQREEDQRRALQERLHNIHNMQDTLKPFFTCSPQGDCCPVGWILKEYRCFYFSSTRQTWEDSQNYCKTLSSNLATFSRYDYSVSIPLPTEQRGIVR
- the Tesk1 gene encoding dual specificity testis-specific protein kinase 1; this translates as MAGERPPLRGPGPGPGEAPGEGPPGPGAASGGPGRGRPSSYRALRSAVSSLARVDDFHCAEKIGAGFFSEVYKVRHRQSGQVMVLKMNKLPSNRGNTLREVQLMNRLRHPNILRFMGVCVHQGQLHALTEYMNGGTLEQLLSSPEPLSWPVRLRLALDIARGLRYLHAKGVFHRDLTSKNCLVRREDRGFTAVVGDFGLAEKIPVYREGARKEPLAVVGSPYWMAPEVLRGELYDEKADVFAFGIVLCELIARVPADPDYLPRTEDFGLDVPAFRTLVGDDCPLPFLLLAIHCCSMEPSTRAPFTEITQHLEWILEQLPEPAPLTRTPLTHNQGSIPRGGPSATLPRPDPRLSRSRSDLFLPPSPESPPNWGDNLTRVNPFSLREDLKGGKIKLLDTPNKPVTPLPLVPPSPLPSTQLPLVTTPEALVQPGTPARRCRSLPSSPELPRRMETALPGPGPPAVGPSAEEKMECEGSSPEPEPPGPAPQLPLAVATDNFISTCSSASQPWSPRSGPPLNNNPPAVVVNSPQGWAGEPWNRAQHSLPRAAALERTEPSPPPSAPREPEEGLPCPGCCLGPFSFGFLSMCPRPTPAVARYRNLNCEAGSLLCHRGHHAKPPTPSLQLPGARS